A single genomic interval of Bernardetia sp. harbors:
- a CDS encoding PIN domain-containing protein, translating to MSENKIGESLWFGSKLNYSIKSVNEGLKLYTENLERVEKLQGDEPIFLDTSILLDYYQISITERKKLIEVISRLKDRIILTSCVQEEFLRNRVSMIKKFKHQLEETLQKKFDILKENIEEIESGNIKGMDEYLESKFISNDYKEIYNSINSTYEDYKKHITATVPEILEKI from the coding sequence ATGAGTGAAAATAAAATAGGAGAAAGTTTATGGTTTGGCTCTAAACTTAATTATTCTATCAAATCTGTAAATGAAGGTTTAAAACTTTATACTGAAAATTTAGAAAGAGTTGAAAAGCTACAGGGTGATGAACCTATATTTTTAGATACAAGTATTTTATTAGATTACTATCAAATATCTATTACAGAAAGAAAAAAACTTATAGAAGTCATTAGTCGCTTAAAAGACAGAATAATCCTTACTTCTTGTGTTCAAGAAGAATTTTTAAGAAACAGAGTGTCTATGATAAAAAAATTCAAGCACCAGCTAGAAGAAACTTTACAAAAGAAGTTTGATATTCTCAAGGAGAATATTGAAGAGATAGAAAGTGGGAATATAAAGGGTATGGATGAATATTTAGAAAGTAAATTTATTTCAAATGATTATAAAGAAATCTATAACAGTATAAATTCAACTTATGAAGATTATAAAAAGCATATTACTGCAACAGTACCAGAAATACTAGAAAAAATTAA
- the dnaE gene encoding DNA polymerase III subunit alpha codes for MYLIFDTETTGLPKNFNAPVTDSDNWPRLVQIAWQLHDNKGNLLSAQNHIVYPDGFTIPFNAEKVHGISTKRAQDEGKPLSDVLNKFADDYDKADVLIGHNVEFDVSVMGAEFYRESIERGFMEKETLCTKLTSVDFVAIPGGRGGRYKWPTLTELHTKLFGVPFADAHDAAYDVDATAKCFFGLLQNKVVPTVEDITPEMVVYEAPELDEANFQQIQKKSKASDRLKKDRKLDEILPFVHLHTHSQFSILQSTANVKKIVSKAKEMEMPAVAITDTGNMHGAFYAVGEGEKLGIKVIIGAELYLTEDRHKHKFTKDNPDRRTKQVFLAKNQAGYHNLAKMCSYGYVEGYYAGYPRIDRELVVKYKENVIATTGGLGAEIPNLILNEGELQAEEAFQWWLEEFRDDFYIQLQRHGLEEEERVNEVLLGWADKYDVKYFASNDCFYLKKDDADAHDTLLCVKDGIPKSTPVGRGRGYRFGFPNHEFYFKSAEEMNQLFADLPEAIETTIEITEKIEPIKLKRDILLPKYEIPSEFADEDAFLAHLAYEGAKQRYKEVTPAIKERIDHELKIMKDMGFPGYFLIVQDFINEARKIGVAVGPGRGCLTADAKVVMHDGTTKNICDVQIGDRVITESGKIRRVKNTFVYPTNNKEELINIKTYYGETHGITLTKDHKILSEAQVFPKNYENWAESTKKSRSKPRPTGNLKWRQAQDISEHDWLFVPKPKVKVEEVKEFDLADLCDNSHLNDLHFDDKTIYHDVQNTLCNTIQRTKPQQRKITLDKDWYKIFGIFTGDGWIRKNERPMIGFAFHQNEKASLNFVKNKFEEIGCEVSENHSKTRKLIQLSVNSKPIYLLFKKLYDEYEFNSATKYVPNFILSAKEENVAAFLSGYCAADGHEDEYKFKFTTVSRKLADQVRFLCWRIGIPASLGVDNRIEKREAFKNIKIAYYVTIPKDKRIGKAKAKANYIYEPIKNETHDGFLLKIRSIETVPNQTLVYDFEVEEEHNYLTSSFLVHNSAAGSVVAYCIGITNIDPIHYNLLFERFLNPERVSMPDIDVDFDDVGRQSVIDYVVKKYGRNQVAQIVTYGTMAAKMSIKDVARVMELPLDESNRIAKLVPEKPGTTLDKAFAEVEDLERIFRGKDLQGQVLQNAKVLEGSVRNTGTHAAGVIIAPDDITEYIPVLTAKDAELFITQFDGKVVEDAGMLKMDFLGLKTLTIIKDAIDLIEKNHGVKIDPDEIPIDDVKAYELYQRGDTVGTFQFESDGMRKYLKELQPTNIEDLIAMNALYRPGPMDFIPSYIDRKHGRETVEYPHELLKPILEPTFGIMIYQEQIMQAAQIMGGYSLGGADILRRAMGKKKAEEMAKQKSIFVEGAKKTHGIDKKKAEEVFEVMEKFAAYGFNRSHSAAYSVVAFQTGYLKAHYPAEYMAAVLSNNISSIDKITFFIDEAQRIGVPVLGPDVNESSERFGVNDKGQIRFGLAAIKGAGETAVSHIIKEREENGKYNDIFNFVERMDLSVINKRTFEALTFAGGLDCFDDVHRAQIFAKTDTGKTNLELLLAYSKAQKEEAASAQVSMFGGADGKVEVMRPRLAEIERWAEIDKLNKEKEVVGFFISGHPLDQYKIEMKTSCTSTLANLENARKGAELKVGGMITEVAHRKTASGRDFGLFTLEDYSGNYKFALFGKEYDHYKGFLVQGEFLLITGRMEERYKNPDQVELKIKNISLLSDVKQKPISSINIAINLLNLNETLIMDLENLFNDCKAGDCKIKMEFFHQAPQQGRTFVKTVSHHLQIEPSSNLVRDIEQLGVVCQVG; via the coding sequence ATGTACCTCATCTTCGATACCGAAACTACTGGGCTTCCTAAAAACTTCAATGCTCCTGTTACAGACTCTGACAACTGGCCTCGCTTGGTTCAGATTGCTTGGCAGTTGCACGACAACAAGGGAAATCTACTTTCTGCTCAAAATCACATCGTTTATCCAGACGGCTTTACCATTCCCTTCAATGCAGAGAAAGTTCACGGAATTTCTACCAAAAGGGCGCAAGACGAAGGCAAACCTCTTTCTGATGTACTAAATAAATTTGCAGACGACTACGACAAAGCTGATGTTCTTATCGGACACAATGTAGAGTTTGATGTGAGTGTAATGGGAGCAGAGTTTTATCGTGAGAGTATTGAGCGTGGCTTTATGGAGAAGGAAACGCTCTGTACAAAACTCACTTCTGTAGATTTTGTAGCCATTCCAGGGGGAAGAGGAGGACGCTACAAGTGGCCAACACTTACAGAACTTCACACCAAACTTTTCGGAGTTCCATTTGCCGATGCTCACGATGCAGCCTATGATGTAGATGCAACAGCAAAATGTTTTTTCGGACTTTTACAAAATAAAGTTGTTCCGACAGTTGAAGATATTACGCCAGAGATGGTGGTTTATGAAGCTCCAGAGCTTGATGAGGCGAATTTCCAACAGATTCAGAAAAAAAGCAAAGCCAGCGACCGACTAAAAAAAGACAGAAAGCTAGATGAAATTTTGCCTTTTGTGCATTTGCACACACATTCACAGTTTTCGATATTGCAGAGTACGGCAAACGTAAAAAAAATAGTTAGTAAAGCAAAAGAAATGGAAATGCCAGCCGTAGCAATTACGGACACTGGAAATATGCATGGAGCTTTTTATGCTGTTGGGGAAGGGGAAAAGTTAGGAATAAAAGTCATTATTGGAGCAGAACTTTATCTTACAGAAGACAGACACAAACATAAGTTTACCAAAGACAATCCAGACCGAAGAACCAAACAAGTGTTCTTAGCCAAAAATCAAGCAGGCTATCACAATCTTGCCAAAATGTGTTCCTATGGCTATGTAGAGGGCTATTATGCAGGCTATCCACGTATTGATAGAGAACTTGTTGTAAAATATAAGGAAAACGTAATTGCTACAACAGGAGGATTAGGAGCAGAAATTCCAAATTTGATTTTGAATGAAGGCGAATTGCAAGCAGAAGAGGCGTTTCAATGGTGGTTAGAAGAATTTAGAGATGATTTTTATATTCAACTCCAACGCCACGGACTAGAAGAAGAAGAGCGTGTAAATGAAGTTTTATTGGGATGGGCAGATAAATACGATGTAAAATATTTTGCTTCTAACGATTGTTTTTACCTCAAAAAAGACGATGCTGATGCACACGATACGCTTTTGTGTGTGAAAGATGGTATTCCGAAAAGTACACCTGTAGGGCGTGGGCGTGGCTATCGTTTTGGTTTTCCAAACCATGAGTTTTATTTCAAATCTGCTGAAGAGATGAACCAACTTTTTGCAGATTTGCCAGAAGCCATCGAAACTACGATAGAAATAACTGAAAAAATAGAGCCTATCAAACTCAAGCGTGATATTCTTCTTCCAAAATATGAAATTCCATCAGAATTTGCAGATGAAGATGCTTTTTTGGCTCACTTGGCGTATGAAGGTGCAAAACAGCGTTATAAAGAAGTTACTCCAGCCATTAAGGAACGCATAGACCACGAACTCAAAATTATGAAGGATATGGGTTTCCCTGGATACTTCTTGATTGTACAAGATTTCATCAATGAAGCTCGTAAGATTGGCGTTGCCGTAGGGCCGGGGCGTGGTTGCTTGACAGCTGATGCAAAAGTGGTAATGCACGATGGAACGACTAAAAATATTTGTGATGTCCAGATTGGAGATAGAGTAATTACAGAGAGTGGAAAAATTAGAAGAGTAAAAAATACGTTCGTTTATCCTACCAACAATAAAGAGGAATTAATCAACATAAAAACCTATTACGGAGAAACGCATGGTATTACACTTACCAAAGACCATAAAATTCTATCAGAAGCACAAGTTTTTCCAAAAAACTACGAAAACTGGGCAGAAAGCACTAAAAAGTCAAGGTCAAAACCACGTCCAACAGGTAATTTAAAGTGGAGACAAGCACAAGATATTTCAGAACACGACTGGCTTTTTGTACCCAAACCAAAAGTAAAAGTTGAAGAAGTAAAGGAGTTTGACTTAGCTGACTTGTGTGATAATTCACATCTAAATGATTTGCATTTTGATGATAAAACCATTTATCACGATGTTCAGAATACACTTTGCAATACTATTCAACGAACAAAACCACAGCAACGAAAAATTACTTTAGATAAAGATTGGTATAAGATATTCGGAATTTTTACAGGAGATGGATGGATACGAAAAAATGAACGTCCAATGATTGGATTTGCCTTTCACCAAAACGAAAAGGCAAGTCTGAATTTTGTAAAAAATAAGTTTGAGGAAATAGGCTGCGAAGTAAGTGAAAATCATTCAAAAACTAGAAAGTTGATTCAACTTTCAGTAAATAGTAAGCCTATTTATTTACTTTTTAAGAAGTTGTATGATGAATATGAATTTAATTCAGCGACTAAATACGTTCCTAATTTTATTTTATCTGCAAAAGAAGAAAATGTAGCAGCATTTTTAAGTGGATATTGTGCAGCAGATGGACATGAAGATGAGTATAAATTCAAATTTACAACTGTTTCAAGAAAATTAGCTGACCAAGTGCGTTTTTTGTGTTGGCGTATTGGTATTCCTGCCTCCTTGGGAGTAGATAATAGAATAGAAAAAAGAGAAGCCTTCAAAAATATTAAAATAGCTTATTACGTAACTATTCCAAAAGATAAACGCATAGGTAAAGCGAAAGCAAAGGCGAACTACATTTATGAACCTATAAAAAATGAAACGCACGATGGTTTTTTACTCAAAATACGAAGCATCGAAACTGTTCCTAACCAAACCTTAGTCTATGATTTTGAGGTAGAGGAAGAACATAATTATCTGACTTCATCATTTTTGGTGCATAATTCGGCAGCAGGTTCTGTGGTAGCTTACTGTATCGGAATTACCAACATTGACCCTATTCATTACAACCTTCTTTTTGAGCGTTTCTTGAATCCAGAACGTGTATCGATGCCAGATATTGACGTGGATTTTGACGACGTTGGAAGACAGTCAGTTATTGATTATGTGGTTAAAAAATATGGAAGAAATCAAGTAGCACAAATTGTAACCTATGGTACGATGGCAGCCAAAATGTCTATTAAAGACGTTGCTCGTGTGATGGAACTTCCTTTAGATGAATCCAACCGAATTGCCAAACTTGTTCCAGAAAAACCTGGTACGACACTAGACAAAGCCTTTGCAGAAGTAGAAGATTTGGAGCGCATTTTTAGAGGAAAAGATTTGCAAGGACAGGTTCTCCAAAATGCAAAAGTCTTGGAAGGTTCAGTCAGAAATACAGGTACACACGCAGCAGGTGTTATCATTGCGCCAGACGATATTACCGAATATATCCCAGTCTTGACAGCCAAAGATGCCGAACTTTTCATTACACAGTTTGATGGAAAAGTTGTTGAAGATGCTGGAATGCTCAAAATGGACTTTTTGGGTCTGAAAACGCTGACCATTATTAAAGATGCCATTGATTTAATTGAAAAAAATCATGGGGTAAAGATTGACCCAGACGAAATTCCGATAGATGATGTAAAAGCGTATGAACTCTATCAGCGTGGCGACACAGTCGGAACGTTCCAGTTTGAGTCTGATGGAATGCGTAAATATCTCAAAGAACTTCAACCTACCAATATTGAAGATTTGATTGCAATGAATGCCCTTTATCGTCCCGGTCCGATGGATTTTATTCCTTCTTATATCGACCGAAAACACGGCAGAGAAACCGTCGAATATCCTCACGAACTTTTGAAACCCATTCTTGAGCCTACTTTTGGAATTATGATTTACCAAGAGCAGATTATGCAGGCAGCACAGATTATGGGAGGCTATTCGCTTGGTGGTGCAGATATTTTGCGTCGTGCAATGGGTAAGAAGAAAGCCGAAGAAATGGCAAAACAAAAATCTATTTTTGTAGAGGGAGCAAAGAAAACACACGGCATAGACAAGAAAAAAGCAGAAGAGGTTTTTGAAGTAATGGAAAAATTTGCTGCCTACGGTTTCAACCGTTCGCACTCGGCAGCCTATTCTGTGGTGGCATTCCAAACGGGTTATTTAAAGGCACATTATCCAGCCGAATATATGGCAGCCGTTTTGAGCAACAACATTAGCAGTATTGATAAAATTACTTTCTTCATTGATGAGGCACAGCGCATTGGCGTTCCTGTTCTTGGACCAGATGTAAATGAAAGTAGTGAGCGTTTTGGTGTGAATGATAAAGGACAAATTCGTTTTGGTTTGGCAGCCATTAAAGGAGCAGGAGAGACAGCCGTTTCGCATATCATAAAAGAAAGAGAAGAAAATGGCAAATACAATGATATTTTTAATTTTGTGGAGCGAATGGATTTATCTGTCATCAATAAAAGAACCTTCGAAGCCTTAACCTTTGCAGGAGGGCTTGACTGTTTTGATGACGTGCATAGAGCGCAAATTTTTGCCAAAACGGATACAGGAAAAACAAATTTGGAGCTTCTTTTAGCCTACTCAAAAGCACAGAAAGAGGAAGCTGCCTCTGCACAAGTGTCTATGTTTGGAGGAGCAGATGGAAAAGTGGAAGTAATGCGTCCTCGCCTTGCCGAAATAGAACGTTGGGCAGAAATAGATAAGCTCAACAAGGAAAAAGAAGTTGTTGGCTTCTTTATCTCTGGACACCCACTAGACCAGTACAAGATAGAAATGAAAACTTCTTGTACTTCTACACTTGCTAACCTAGAAAATGCAAGAAAAGGAGCAGAACTTAAAGTAGGAGGAATGATAACCGAAGTAGCTCACCGAAAAACAGCCTCTGGGCGAGATTTTGGACTCTTTACGCTAGAAGATTATTCTGGTAACTACAAATTTGCTCTTTTTGGAAAAGAATACGACCACTACAAAGGTTTTTTAGTACAGGGCGAATTTTTGTTGATTACAGGCAGAATGGAAGAACGCTACAAAAATCCAGACCAAGTAGAACTCAAAATCAAGAATATTTCACTTTTGAGTGATGTAAAGCAAAAGCCGATTTCAAGTATCAACATTGCTATCAATTTGCTTAATCTCAACGAAACGCTCATAATGGATTTAGAAAATCTTTTCAATGACTGCAAGGCTGGCGATTGCAAAATAAAAATGGAGTTTTTCCACCAAGCACCACAGCAAGGGCGTACTTTTGTCAAGACGGTTTCGCATCACTTACAGATAGAACCCAGTAGTAATTTAGTAAGAGATATTGAGCAGTTGGGTGTGGTTTGTCAGGTGGGGTAA